Proteins encoded by one window of Salmo trutta chromosome 17, fSalTru1.1, whole genome shotgun sequence:
- the LOC115152387 gene encoding uncharacterized protein LOC115152387 isoform X1 translates to MEIENGAARGVLLPVLPGSEPFDNSILPPLQNMYMYEESKQSFRYNAAFLIKNTTLQERYEAFRTERRGMGYSEEELEESYGFLLFDDKNKANKLGETGVLPGHSTCSTLGDPSKGVYVSKYSDCLDLNRWYHGKSGYIAIIRLTKGRVRDVTENYTVNYTSPSNGFDCHVSEQLSAVSANTSSFLAFERTQYYMYELPGGGADSTVQPPSHVCPFAIVAFSYWDTKTPASEDQEKSEEEKTVFHYYPWRGQLQISSQVYHVGLKSSTGPLIPAKLPTVMAVDGAIKMSDLRQKLPKAIFETCFVGEVSLEGMCWSLYELAPSEAEDTSLSQLTQELKEKDLALAIQLNDSGFLILLHSSHFLTYEDAGSNKPEVLQGMFVFPDSRAIQRDTKICSEKPSLSPEGLQVVPALNYAETEVEKCLPEQSGELRGLLEQHIQSYAALIHPGLTISPSREASIFPDQFDVPDALKYLYSTPKWTEMGWKCLKSYFHQPGSFELSVSRATELLAAGREERGDEPDDDVYYCLSSPEGPPMTPASLGGPEEEQSGGQSPGDTATYISNAPAVSTEDFEKPGMTKADSNAPNKRVEEEKNLSSKEVQDKVQHVQPNEVQEEVPSDLTKPAVPQADSNAPGTTLIPKEVQKELPCDLSQPVVLADDSGKPGKNKAVPGVVVEDEGTHLNPEEVQVDRQKQVLSDLSQPAVSAENLRKAGPAALGKADCKAPEVGVANEGTNLHLKEVQKNMPSGLSQPAVSEEELKKPGPALATKPNIKAVETGVEDKGGDLPKEVLEEVPCDAVSAKVFAIAGMTVMTKATEVTEVSTSPASGDLPTVLVITATEGTATVVPHNDNFGLINTESITKNSSSLPPAKVQERGGSALNGQCGKANEVNNVSTSDWRKRPRKRRRFSGLGKRVLRSSAADFEEEETEKGCLGSSKVFSLKKRKEMTDLVQLNPWKKKETMDVTQVRPLKMQRELMNLTLDPPLKRKERMDVTQVHPMKMQREVMNLIQDLPLKKKKERKDSINFYPFKSKESIDLIHDGHPLKKKTDRWDLKAIISECGRVFVPHGSEVIAKDIESLKVMGKVIDDKQCADEMMVEACIKVPQPIETGDESGLELIKSDENKESHIWSSDSKDHPPKVKMADVDKMASQKPSELVQSKDMDFPSLEKHKKNCQFVAISLSKLKTVFSRRGKRKTPLKPVSGDQMLPLDKKSKADAGMDKMESVHLTNSCKDTTCAAEVAKEQTFGLDPKFALALGLTPRELHNNAPKSPEKSDIPLKKDIQSRLDLVPPQATSDQTSEALPSSPSATITLTGRGSPFKMKCKPADSIRKKWWLHYHTPASFEKEKVAQPMSSQLLTLNPDVRRVVSRGRPRTVKKDASDASCPPADALTLLADLALSTSNDKVLEQQPDHLALQQQECCPSLVISDNSVKDGGSPHEPDVEPQSVLHALLKQPSAARLKLPPQSPSPKGLVVGSGERVVLVSQEHSYSLPPSSSLLLGLSGSTLQVPISEGLQPHRKDMVYDDGTQALRAVLCQEQDQNRKELGEEPGMAPESMSKGIGRRQKFRRLRRFIEKDSSVQVTRLWKENYDFNSDSKFTNDPMDKTVIRALHGPWDFNIEDTNEQVQLIIHMWIGLFYSRSTARFFQADPSLLCMEEKDSTEVDHGMVQAQVTSETKTSSPAYIALSRIPEPEVLDLSNVGKKESQPLSLEPEVLDLSVKTTSTVLDFTVDTKDSPESKQRIDFKNPSVYQPESGLHKEIISFHKQSTGLELKVYRDRVDSMMSDKASELDDDETSNHENDSNGSLQNDVSPNRRTLESDGSYILLCEQAASVYINQEKVLETQRIAQGLEGKAKKEIQKKERSHDGEQNIASLKTMESKDVDEEQQVKDNDSVKTMSCTEVLGDGDITNMADRVERNASESRDGSDVAICDGSESKTHNAYHSMKDSVEAAKPQALHVGKDTTNKEINAQPAGNDSIDKALKAMHDENIPKDVSRDDGNSKNEVQTALQEGNDTRDEARPVVNYENDSGDKAAPAVCGGNNSVAETPPEISHNGNDSQKETPSVVHGGNDSTLPVKMYSKLYVDEEPTAVNDRNASTDKVQPTEQVGNVSVGTTRVLLEMQGEIKSKDEVLTTRVFTLCDGNTPCVGEFDTPIQSKDVSGEAKTTVVETDFNGIRDSKDQKQISISGQSKSDIDTQGPQHSQDETSEVLTGQVEIPLIGVGIPREDISHTDILHSHSQASEIVRAQIEIPFIGVELPLIGVEKDSKDFMHTEVHDIHLCQKETPISSVCHRDNLFSGEMFRIASKGTESVSRCPTPIVDNGYIPIPDIDSGCLVICDAGGVSKPLSRCPTPTQDEPPFVTELSHDHHTPKTFSLPDSKDTNSPNLNSGLALIENETAYREPHEPSLGSSPSTVENMLHELRKSSNNNSKPNHLEAIGKQFSQLWTEPRKKPIATSTPLNTPCTSSKEKNNYNPYSNMRLTPAEQDLYAVSSHDSLHRFPDSYPKTHSTLTQKAAFSVPSIHLEVLSNETTERTLTRDLSEIALEGDTNLCPASTEMIIQSICQSIPGGSGPTAASQNLSGHNFTEPHPYSQQLAMAVNLSKSEGSRGEYSWKEGQTNIDPMSSDVLKGKQTDAPVHSNTNSHPYNTPYVTEMRRQIASLQDYVIDESEAVEQDNIESSLETNWISDDQHTSNTSQLNKTKLDFINSLRQYQQWDKREFDDVLDFSKQGTSSSITFQSEESDKIFSRMEENKQDWLKYCRSERSRNTSKSQINLDDEHEEVSSFAKPCLVTVLDHKGNRITYENYPVLKPSTSMHTWTVPNSNRQGSSSFVEFSKRWDDTHNADESDLTQSSVDLETLIFSERMNHMLKRKRKSSSSRYNRSRHHRSNVEERASSCSPAVTVHFSSLQEQESSEEHWEGLPSLAGQKLKIDMPERKGMPEETDRDMPQHLQKLSYTKGSEMTHVKVSDLVAESFKAYHAMMTEVCAGRKYPHRTERLKREEAKRNSLPKSRAPSKDKDFCGQMKKDMYDSLHDNLNSVVKQSCKNKFRFYILVTSDDPFFKETKELLEAEGHITVEESQFCLGKDTPSSPLYIILRNEDIAEHICEVPHLLELKKSQNVLFAGIDRPDDIVNLTHQELFSKGGFVVFEGAALDTLSLSNIKKMSGFLEGLNKKGKWKWLLHYKDSRKLKENARSSAEAQGKKSFMDICQEAGMVEVLPYHECDVISRTRPNYLHCLVRLQVQNVSARLPVFITDTTADKAFAKHGIFTMNINSFLLISQSDNCTIS, encoded by the exons GTGTGTACGTGTCCAAGTACTCAGACTGCCTGGACCTAAACCGCTGGTACCACGGGAAGTCTGGATACATCGCCATCATCAGACTCACCAAG GGCAGAGTGAGAGATGTGACAGAGAACTACACGGTGAACTACACCTCTCCCTCTAATGGGTTTGACTGTCATGTATCAGAGCAGCTCAGTGCTGTGTCAGCCAAcaccagctccttcctggccttTGAGAGAACACAG TACTACATGTATGAGCTGCCTGGTGGAGGGGCTGACTCGACAGTCCAGCCTCCCAGCCATGTCTGCCCATTCGCTATAGTGGCTTTTTCCTATTGGGATACCAAGACACCTGCATCAGAGGACCAAGAGAAAAG TGAGGAAGAAAAAACAG TGTTTCACTACTACCCCTGGAGGGGTCAGCTCCAAATCAGCTCCCAGGTCTACCATGTGGGTCTGAAGTCTAGCACTGGACCCCTGATTCCAGCTAAACT TCCAACAGTAATGGCAGTTGACGGAGCCATTAAAATGTCAGATCTGAGGCAGAAATTACCAAAGGCTATATTTGAAACCTGCTTCGTCGGTGAAG TTTCTCTGGAAGGAATGTGTTGGAGTCTGTATGAGTTGGCACCCAGTGAGGCTGaggacacctctctctctcagctcacaCAGGAGCTCAAGGAGAAAGACCTG GCCCTCGCAATACAACTGAATGATAGTGGTTTCCTTATACTGTTACATTCATCTCACTTCCTCACATATGAAG ATGCTGGGTCCAATAAGCCAGAGGTATTGCAGGGGATGTTTGTGTTTCCAGATTCCAGAGCTATAcagcgag ACACCAAGATCTGCTCAGAGAAGCCCTCCCTCTCACCAGAGGGCCTCCAGGTGGTGCCTGCACTGAACTACGCCGAGACAGAGGTGGAAAAGTGCCTCCCTGAACAGAGTGGGGAGCTACGTGGTTTACTAGAGCAGCATATCCAGAGCTACGCTGCCCTCATCCACCCTGGGCTTACTATCAGTCCATCCAGGGAAGCCAGCATCTTCCCAGATCAGTTTGATGTTCCTGACGCCCTCAAATATCTCTACTCCACCCCAAAGTGGACTGAAATGGGATGGAAATGTCTCAAGTCTTACTTCCACCAGCCGGGCTCCTTCGAGCTCTCTGTATCCAGGGCCACGGAGCTCCTGGCGGCTGGACGAGAGGAGCGAGGGGATGAGCCAGATGATGACGTCTACTACTGTCTGTCATCTCCAGAAGGCCCCCCCATGACTCCTGCTAGTCTGGGTGGCCCAGAGGAGGAGCAGTCAGGGGGACAGTCACCAGGAGACACAGCCACATACATAAGTAATGCACCGGCAGTATCTACAGAGGACTTTGAGAAACCTGGTATGACCAAGGCAGACAGCAATGCACCAAATAAaagagtagaggaagagaagaacTTGTCTTCAAAGGAGGTGCAAGACAAAGTGCAACATGTGCAACCCAATGAGGTGCAGGAGGAAGTGCCCTCTGATCTTACCAAGCCTGCCGTCCCGCAGGCTGACAGTAATGCACCAGGGACAACTTTGATTCCAAAAGAGGTGCAGAAGGAGCTTCCCTGTGATCTTTCCCAGCCTGTTGTGTTGGCAGATGATTCTGGGAAACCTGGGAAGAACAAGGCCGTACCAGGGGTAGTAGTAGAGGATGAAGGGACACATTTGAACCCAGAGGAAGTCCAAGTGGATAGGCAAAAGCAGGTGCTTTCTGATCTTTCACAGCCTGCAGTCTCTGCAGAAAACTTGAGGAAAGCTGGCCCAGCAGCGTTGGGTAAGGCAGACTGTAAAGCACCAGAGGTAGGAGTAGCGAATGAAGGAACAAACTTGCACCTGAAAGAGGTGCAAAAGAATATGCCCTCTGGTCTTTCACAGCCTGCAGTCTCTGAAGAGGAATTGAAGAAACCTGGGCCGGCCCTGGCAACCAAGCCCAACATTAAAGCAGTAGAGACAGGAGTAGAGGATAAAGGGGGGGATTTGCCTAAGGAGGTGCTAGAGGAGGTTCCATGTGATGCAGTGTCGGCAAAGGTTTTTGCAATAGCCGGTATGACAGTGATGACCAAGGCCACAGAGGTGACAGAGGTTTCAACCTCACCTGCATCAGGTGACCTCCCAACAGTGCTAGTCATCACTGCCACTGAAGGAACTGCAACCGTTGTACCTCATAATGACAACTTTGGCTTGATCAATACAGAGTCGATCACAAAGAACTCCTCCAGTTTGCCACCAGCCAAAGTACAGGAGAGGGGTGGAAGTGCTCTCAATGGGCAATGTGGCAAGGCCAATGAGGTCAATAATGTCTCTACATCAGATTGGAGGAAACGGCCAAGGAAACGGCGTAGATTTAGCGGGTTGGGTAAACGGGTCTTGAGGTCTTCAGCAGCTGACTTTGAAGAGGAAGAAACTGAGAAGGGATGTTTGGGTTCAAGTAAAGTCTTCTCATTGAAAAAGAGGAAGGAAATGACAGATTTAGTTCAACTTAACCCATGGAAAAAGAAGGAAACGATGGATGTAACCCAGGTTCGCCCATTGAAAATGCAGAGGGAACTGATGAATTTGACCCTAGATCCCCCATTGAAAAGGAAGGAAAGAATGGATGTAACCCAGGTTCACCCAATGAAAATGCAGAGGGAAGTGATGAATTTGATCCAAGATCTGCCTTTGAAAAAGAAGAAGGAAAGGAAAGATTCAATTAACTTTTACCCATTCAAAAGTAAGGAAAGTATTGATCTAATTCACGACGGCCACCCATTGAAAAAGAAGACGGATCGGTGGGACTTGAAGGCGATCATCTCCGAATGCGGTAGAGTCTTTGTCCCTCATGGTTCAGAAGTTATCGCCAAGGATATAGAATCTTTGAAAGTTATGGGGAAAGTGATAGATGACAAACAATGTGCTGATGAGATGATGGTTGAAGCTTGTATCAAAGTACCCCAACCCATAGAAACAGGAGATGAATCTGGCCTAGAGTTGATAAAGTCAGATGAAAACAAAGAGTCGCACATATGGAGTTCAGACAGTAAAGACCATCCACCAAAGGTCAAAATGGCTGATGTAGACAAGATGGCCTCTCAGAAACCCTCAGAACTGGTCCAGAGCAAAGACATGGATTTTCCTTCcttagaaaaacacaaaaagaattGTCAATTTGTTGCAATATCCCTCAGTAAACTAAAGACAGTTTTTTCAAGAAGGGGAAAGAGGAAAACGCCTCTCAAACCTGTTTCAGGAGATCAAATGTTACCATTGGACAAGAAAAGCAAGGCCGATGCTGGCATGGATAAAATGGAAAGTGTTCATTTGACTAATTCCTGCAAAGATACCACATGTGCTGCTGAAGTTGCAAAGGAACAGACATTTGGCCTAGACCCAAAGTTTGCACTAGCATTAGGCTTGACTCCTAGGGAGTTGCATAATAATGCACCCAAATCTCCAGAAAAAAGTGATATCCCATTGAAGAAAGACATTCAGAGCAGACTAGACCTGGTCCCACCTCAAGCCACATCTGACCAAACATCTGAGGCGTTGCCTAGCTCCCCTTCAGCAACAATAACCTTAACGGGTCGGGGGAGCCCATTCAAAATGAAATGCAAGCCTGCAGACTCCATAAGGAAAAAAT GGTGGTTGCACTATCACACACCAGCTTCTTTTGAAAAAGAGAAAGTAGCACAACCTATGTCCTCCCAACTACTGACACTTAACCCTGATGTCAGGCGTGTTGTCAGTAGGGGTAGGCCTCGCACAGTGAAGAAAGATGCCAGTGATGCATCATGCCCACCAGCAGATGCTCTGACCCTATTGGCCGATTTGGCCCTCAGTACCAGTAACGACAAAGTACTGGAACAGCAGCCAGACCACCTGGCTCTCCAGCAACAAGAATGCTGTCCAAGTTTGGTAATAAGTGACAACAGTGTCAAAGATGGTGGCTCTCCTCATGAGCCAGATGTTGAACCACAGTCTGTCCTTCATGCACTGCTGAAGCAGCCTTCTGCTGCTAGGCTTAAACTTCCCCCTCAGTCTCCGTCACCCAAGGGGCTGGTGGTGGGGAGTGGGGAGCGGGTTGTGTTAGTCTCACAAGAGCATTCTTACTCACTGCCGCCATCCTCCTCTCTACTATTGGGTTTGTCAGGTTCAACCCTCCAAGTCCCCATTTCGGAGGGACTTCAGCCGCATCGCAAGGATATGGTCTATGATGACGGAACTCAAGCATTACGGGCCGTCCTGTGTCAGGAGCAGGACCAGAACAGGAAGGAACTCGGGGAGGAACCCGGGATGGCTCCAGAATCCATGAGCAAAGGAATTGGGCGCAGGCAGAAGTTCCGGCGCTTACGGCGGTTCATTGAAAAAGACAGCTCAGTTCAAGTGACAAGGCTGTGGAAGGAAAACTATGACTTTAATTCAGACAGCAAGTTTACCAACGACCCTATGGATAAAACAGTTATTAGAGCCCTACATGG CCCATGGGATTTCAACATTGAGGACACAAACGAACAGGTTCAGCTCATCATCCACATGTGGATAGGTCTTTTCTACAGCAGGTCCACTGCTAGATTCTTCCAGGCAGACCCAAGTCTTCTATGTATGGAGGAAAAAGATTCTACAGAAGTGGATCATGGAATGGTACAAGCCCAGGTTACATCTGAGACCAAGACAAGTTCCCCTGCTTATATTGCCCTTTCCAGGATCCCAGAACCTGAAGTTTTGGACCTTAGTAATGTGGGTAAAAAAGAATCACAACCATTAAGCTTGGAACCTGAGGTATTGGACCTTTCAGTGAAAACAACCTCGACTGTGTTAGATTTCACTGTAGACACAAAGGATTCCCCTGAGTCCAAGCAAAGAATAGATTTTAAAAATCCTTCAGTATACCAACCAGAAAGTGGACTCCACAAGGAAATCATCTCTTTTCACAAACAAAGTACAGGTCTTGAGTTAAAG GTTTACAGAGACCGTGTGGACAGCATGATGTCAGACAAAGCGAGTGAACTGGATGATGATGAAACTAGCAACCATGAGAATGACAGCAATGGTTCCCTCCAAAATGATGTGTCCCCTAACAGAAGAACTTTGGAAAGTGATGGATCGTACATTCTCTTGTGTGAACAGGCAGCAAGTGTGTACATTAATCAAGAAAAGGTCCTGGAGACTCAAAGAATTGCCCAGGGTTTGGAGGGCAAAGCCAAAAAGGAAATCCAAAAGAAAGAGAGGAGCCATGATGGAGAACAAAACATAGCAAGTCTTAAAACCATGGAATCTAAAGATGTTGATGAGGAGCAACAAGTTAAAGATAACGATTCAGTCAAAACAATGTCATGCacagaggtgctgggggatggtgACATTACCAATATGGCTGACAGAGTTGAGCGTAATGCAAGTGAATCCAGAGATGGGTCTGACGTTGCCATCTGTGATGGCAGTGAGTCAAAAACGCACAACGCGTATCATAGCATGAAGGATTCTGTTGAAGCAGCAAAACCACAAGCACTGCATGTTGGGAAAGACACCACAAACAAGGAAATCAATGCACAACCTGCTGGGAATGATTCCATTGATAAGGCACTCAAAGCAATGCATGATGAAAATATTCCCAAAGATGTGTCACGGGATGATGGGAACTCCAAAAATGAGGTGCAAACTGCATTGCAGGAAGGGAATGATACTAGAGATGAGGCTCGACCAGTGGTGAATTATGAAAACGATTCAGGAGATAAAGCAGCACCTGCAGTATGTGGTGGGAATAATTCTGTGGCTGAAACACCACCAGAGATATCACATAATGGAAATGATTCCCAAAAAGAAACACCGTCAGTGGTGCATGGTGGGAATGATTCGACACTACCTGTGAAAATGTATAGCAAGCTGTATGTAGACGAAGAACCCACTGCAGTGAACGATAGAAATGCTTCCACCGATAAGGTACAACCAACGGAGCAGGTTGGGAATGTTTCTGTTGGCACTACTAGAGTACTGCTAGAGATGCAGGGTGAGATTAAATCTAAAGATGAGGTACTGACCACGAGAGTATTTACACTATGTGATGGGAACACGCCTTGTGTAGGTGAGTTCGACACACCCATTCAGTCCAAGGATGTTTCAGGAGAGGCTAAAACAACAGTAGTTGAGACTGATTTCAATGGCATTAGGGATTCTAAAGATCAGAAACAGATATCAATATCGGGTCAGAGTAAATCTGATATTGACACACAAGGACCCCAACATTCTCAAGACGAGACATCAGAAGTACTGACAGGCCAGGTAGAAATACCACTGATTGGAGTAGGAATTCCCAGGGAAGATATCTCACACACAGATATTCTACATTCACACAGTCAGGCATCAGAGATAGTGCGTGCTCAGATAGAAATACCATTTATTGGAGTAGAATTACCATTAATTGGAGTAGAGAAGGATAGCAAGGATTTCATGCACACAGAGGTGCACGACATTCACCTGTGTCAGAAAGAGACACCAATATCTTCAGTGTGTCATAGGGATAATTTGTTTTCAGGTGAAATGTTTAGAATAGCTTCAAAGGGAACTGAATCTGTCAGTAGATGCCCAACCCCTATCGTGGACAATGGTTACATTCCGATTCCTGACATCGACAGTGGCTGCTTGGTTATCTGCGATGCCGGTGGGGTCAGCAAACCCCTCAGCAGATGCCCAACACCTACACAAGATGAGCCACCTTTCGTTACAGAATTGTCACATGACCATCACACACCGAAGACGTTTTCTTTGCCTGATTCAAAAGACACCAACAGTCCCAACCTCAATAGTGGTCTTGCTCTTATTGAAAATGAAACGGCTTATCGTGAACCACATGAACCAAGTCTTGGTAGCAGCCCTAGCACTGTAGAGAATATGTTGCATGAGTTGCGTAAATCCAGCAACAACAATAGCAAACCAAATCATCTGGAAGCCATTGGTAAACAGTTCTCTCAATTATGGACTGAACCCCGCAAGAAGCCAATCGCCACTAGCACACCTCTCAACACTCCCTGTACTTCTtcaaaggaaaaaaacaattaCAATCCTTATTCAAATATGCGACTTACCCCTGCTGAACAAGACCTGTATGCTGTTTCAAGTCACGATTCACTGCATAGGTTCCCTGACTCCTATCCCAAAACCCATAGCACCTTAACACAGAAAGCAGCATTCTCTGTGCCATCAATCCACCTTGAAGTCCTGTCCAATGAAACAACAGAAAGAACATTAACTCGGGACTTGAGTGAAATCGCTTTGGAAGGAGACACTAACTTGTGTCCTGCCTCAACAGAGATGATCATACAGTCCATCTGTCAGAGTATCCCAGGAGGAAGTGGACCTACAGCAGCTTCTCAGAACCTTTCAGGGCACAACTTTACTGAGCCCCATCCATACAGCCAACAGCTTGCCATGGCTGTGAATCTCTCCAAGAGTGAAGGCAGCAGAGGAGAGTACAGCTGGAAAGAAGGACAGACGAATATTGACCCTATGTCTTCAGATGTTCTCAAAGGCAAACAAACCGATGCCCCTGTCCACTCAAACACTAATTCTCACCCTTATAACACACCATATGTCACCGAAATGAGGAGACAGATTGCAAGTTTGCAAGATTACGTTATAGATGAAAGTGAGGCCGTAGAGCAAGACAATATTGAATCTAGTCTAGAGACAAATTGGATATCAGATGACCAACACACAAGTAATACATCCCAGTTGAATAAAACAAAACTTGACTTCATCAACTCTTTACGCCAGTATCAGCAATGGGATAAAAGAGAATTTGATGATGTTTTGGACTTCAGCAAGCAAGGCACTTCCTCTTCAATCACCTTCCAGTCTGAAGAATCAGACAAAATATTTAGCCGTATGGAAGAGAACAAACAGGACTGGTTAAAGTATTGTAGGTCAGAGAGGAGTAGGAACACCTCCAAAAGCCAAATCAATTTGGATGATGAGCACGAGGAAGTTTCCTCATTTGCAAAGCcatgcctagttacagttttggaCCACAAAGGAAACAGAATCACCTATGAAAACTATCCCGTTCTGAAACCTTCAACAAGCATGCACACATGGACAGTTCCGAACTCAAACAGACAGGGCTCGAGCAGTTTTGTGGAGTTCTCCAAGAGGTGGGATGATACACATAACGCTGATGAATCTGACCTCACTCAGTCTTCTGTGGATCTGGAGACCCTCATCTTCTCAGAGAGAATGAACCACATGCTAAAACGTAAAaggaagagtagcagcagcaggtaCAACCGATCAAGACACCACAGGTCAAATGTAGAAGAAAGAGCTTCCTCCTGTAGCCCGGCTGTGACAGTGCACTTTTCCAGCCTGCAGGAACAGGAAAGCTCGGAAGAACACTGGGAGGGACTACCTTCACTCGCAGGGCAGAAGTTAAAAATAGATATGCCTGAAAGGAAGGGTATGCCTgaagaaacagacagagatatgCCACAGCATCTTCAAAAACTCTCCTATACAAAGGGCAGTGAGATGACGCATGTCAAAGTTTCGGATCTGGTGGCGGAAAGTTTCAAGGCGTACCATGCCATGATGACTGAGGTCTGTGCAGGCAGAAAGTACCCACACAGAACTGAGAGACTCAAGAGAGAAGAAGCAAAGAGGAACAGTTTGCCAAAGTCTCGAGCCCCAAGCAAAGACAAAGACTTCTGTGGTCAGATGAAGAAGGACATGTATGACAGCCTGCATGATAATCTGAATTCTGTTGTGAAACAGTCATGTAAGAACAAGTTCAGGTTCTACATACTGGTGACATCAGATGACCCATTCTTCAAAGAGACAAAG GAGCTGTTAGAAGCAGAGGGACACATAACAGTAGAAGAGTCTCAATTCTGCCTTGGAAAGGATACTCCCTCATCCCCTCTATACATTATCTTGAGGAACGAAGATATTGCTGAACACATTTGTGAG GTCCCTCACTTGCTTGAATTGAAGAAGTCTCAGAATGTGTTGTTTGCCGGTATTGACCGTCCTGATGACATTGTGAACCTGACTCACCAAGAACTCTTCAGCAAAGGCGGTTTTGTGGTGTTTGAGGGAGCAGCACTGGACACACTCAGTCTCA GCAACATTAAGAAAATGTCTGGTTTCCTGGAGGGGCTGAATAAAAAGGGGAAGTGGAAATGGCTCTTGCACTACAAAGACAGCCGAAAGCTGAAAGAGAACGCACG TTCTAGTGCTGAGGCACAGGGTAAAAAGAGCTTCATGGACATCTGCCAGGAGGCTGGAATGGTGGAGGTCTTACCCTACCATGAATGTGACGTCATTTCAAGGACACGACCCAACTACCTCCACTGTCTAGTCCGCCTGCAGGTCCAGAATGTATCAGCTCGTCTACCTGTATTTATAACTG aCACAACGGCAGACAAAGCGTTTGCAAAACATGGGATATTCACAATGAATATTAACTCCTTCTTGCTGATTTCTCAGAGTGACAATTGCACTATTTCTTAA